GAAATTCATGTTCAGCAGTTGACACAGCCCCCTGAGTTCTCTGAGGTAGTTGCCGTAAACTACGACCTGATGATTGCCAGTGGCATGGTGGAAGAATTCTCTAGCATCCTTCACTCGCACTGTAATAGCTGTCCTGTCACATATTGTGTCGCGGCAGTCTATAATCTCTCCCTTGGCCGCAGGCATTCTGTCAAGGTTTGCGCCTATCCTGGTAATCGTAACCTCCTGTCCTATGTCGTATTCAACATAAGACGTGAGACCAGCTCCTCCATCAATGACACGAGTAAAGGGTGGATAAGAATGGGATCGGACCAGCGTATACGGCTTGGCGGGCTGCTCCCGTCCGGCCATCTTGGACGGAGAACAACCGTGAGAGATCATGAGTAGGTTCTCTTTTGGCTCTACCCTCACAAGGTTCCCCATATAGGCCGGCCTGTTTGCTATGTAGTCTAGAATCAGCATCGTCAGTGTAGCAGTGGCATCTCCTTCGCAACCTGCCGGTATACCCTCGTCACGAAGCATTGCCAAGGCAAAGCAAAAAGGGCGTCTGTTGAAAGCGTACATTAACTCAAGACAGCCCGCTGACACTGCTTGTGCTCCAGTTCGCTTTAGGACTGCCCCGAGGGCTAAATACATAGCTGCTGCCTCTCTGACCTCATCGGGGGATGGCTCAGCCACTTCTTTGGCGCTCGCCATCCACTGCTGAGCTATAGCCTCTGCCTTCGCCTCTTCGATTTGATCAACTTCCGCCACAAATTGCGCACCGGACAAGGGGATGAACTCCACCCCGAGCTTACGTCTTGTAATCTCAGGTTCAGGGAGAAACTGCCAAAATGAAGTCTCACGCTGGTGAGCCCCGAGTAGAATGATTTTGGAATTTCTCAGCCTTTTCTTCACTCCCAGCAGCCGCATCTGGTATTGTATTTCCCTAGTGTCCAGCGCAAAGGTGACATTGGGGTGGTGCTCCCTCTCCTCGACAGGCAAGTAATACAGTCCCATCATTGGTGTGTATTCCCCACTGAATACGATTATGGGTATCGGCAAATCCCAAAAAAGAGTTTCCAGGGCCCCGTGGGATATGCTCCCCGGAAGGTAGACAAGAAAAGCATCAGCTTCGCATGTATCCTTCCTTAGTGCAATGAGGTCGCCTTCTTCTTGCACCAGTGCTGAGTCAAGAAAGACGACGTCAGACTTCACCTTTGCCATGACCTCTTGGTGCAGGCTCTCGATTCTGGCTCTCGAGGTTTCAGCATCCGTGGTCACCTCAAGCTGGCCGTTAGTCTGGGGATACACATGCCAAGGCATAACCCGTGTAGTAAACCCCCCCTCCCTACCTACGATGAGTACTGGTCTCACTTTGACCTGCATGGTACTGTCCCTCCTTTCTGTCCTGCTCACTGAAGCAATCTGAGAGGCCTGTCGACTTCTGTCGCAGTTATCAAACTTGATCTTGTCTCTTCTTGGAACCTCCTCCGGCAAAAATGACTATGTTCCCTTTCAAACCTTATCCCACTTCAGACCCCCTGCTATCGCAGTACCATATTGGCATTCAGTTGCCGAAAGACTATGGCACTCGTAAGGCGAGACGGATTCCTTTCCAATTTCGGTGCCAATTGCTCTCCATCAGGCCATTTCCCTGTTTCCGAGTGGCAGGTTCTAATAGGCTAACGCAGGATTGTATGCCCACCGTCTACCATCAGGGTATGGCCCGTGATGTAGTCCGAGTCTGAACTTGCCAGAAACACAGCCGCGCGCCCGATGTCATTCTCGCAATCACCAAGACGGCCCAAGGGTACCAACGCCAGCATCGCGTTCAGCAAGTCAGGAAACGCTGCACCCCACGACTGCATCTTCGGTGAATTGGCCATCGGGCAAATGGCGTTTGAGTTGATCCTGTACTTACCCCATTCATGGGCTGCCACGCGCGTCAGGGCACGGATGCCCTCCTTAGCTGCAGCGTAGGCCGCCCAACCCGCATACCCATCCAACCCAGCGGCTGAACCAATGTTGATAATTTTGCCGCCCTTCGCTTTGAGGTACGGGAAACAAGCTTGCATGAAATAGAACGTCGCCAACAGGCCAGACTCCAGCGCCAACGCCATATCATCATCTGTGGTATCTTCCAAGAGCACCTGATCGCGTGTAGCTTGGGCATTGTTCACTAAGATGTCTATCGTCCCGAACTCCTTGACCACTGCCGATACAGCAGCCTCAACCTTCTCTCGCCGACGCACGTCACATATCACTGGCAGCGCCACGCAACCGAGGGCTTTGATCTCGTTCGCCGTGCGAAGGCACGTGTCTGCGTTATTCTCGACCACTGCCACCATCGCGCCTTCTTTGGCCAGTGCCAATGCAATTCCCCGTCCAATACCCTGCCCTGCCCCTGTGACAATTGCGACTTTGGTCTCTAGCTTCCCCATGGCTGCTTAACCTCCTTCACTCCATCGCCTCTCTTTGCAGCGGCAACGGATTAGGTAGACCTGGCCAGGTCAGGCATCGATCTGATTCCTACGTCATTATGGTTCCCTCCCAATCCGATGGCCGGCCACAACTTCGCAATTCGCCATAGTAGCCGGCGTACCCTTCGCCAAGCTCTTGGGCCCCCAATTCATTTTCAGACCGAATCCAACGCATCTCGACAACAAGCCGAGTTCTTGATTACGGCCATTGCCCTCATTCCCGATCGATCTGGGAAACGCTTCTGAGTGAGCACGGCCAACATCTATTGAGACGGATTCTGCGTTCAATCTACTATGGGCAACCAATCACTCACGCTTACCAGGTCGGATGCCTCTGCTCTCCATTCATATACACGGTTGAATTTCGTCAGAGTTCGATCGGTGTTGCTGTAACTCCACTGCGGGTGGCCTTCGTAGGTCACATCAAATCTTACGGCAGCGTCATAGAAGGCCTGGCCATTGAAATGCTCAGCTCCCACCTCCTGTACGGCCCTCCTCACTATGTCCAATACCAAATAGTGCCCGTGCACTGCAGATATCCAGCCTGTGTTCGCTATCAAGTCCTGAGCTTCGGCAGCGTGATATCTGTTCGCAAAATCCACCGCGAGTTCGGTTAGGATGCCTTGGTCAGTTGACCAGCCCATGCCGTGTATAGTCAGACTTCCGTCGAGACGATTCCAACCGCACATGTCCACGAGCAAACGTGTGTAGGCAGGTACTGCATCCAACCCGATGAACGTCCCAGTGTATCCCTTATCACGATAGTCCCGGATGAAGGTAGCCAATCCTGTACCTGTTGACGGCGTGATTACATAGTCACAGTTTTTCAGCTTCCCTATCTCGCTCGTCCAGGTTGTCGCACCCATAGGTGCCAGATAACTCCCAACATAGTCGAACTGATCGGGATGAGCCTGACAATACTGTTCCACACCCTTCTTGAGATCATTTTGGTAGGCTTCCGACCAACCTGCCATACCGACTCTGGGAATTCCGCTGTCATAATCCCAGTGTTCTTCGCTTATCCATTTCAGGAGAGTCTTGGTCATCCTAGAGGCCGTAGCATTGTAGCAAAACACCCAGCCGGGAGGCTCAACCAGTTGTGCGCTGCTACCCCACGTGAATAGCGGAACCTTGTCTCTGTCTGCAAACGGTCTTAATGTGAGGGCAGTCGACGGCAAAGGCGTACTTATTACTCGTGCCCCCCGGGCCTTGACCCATTCATAACCGGGTATATCTCTTGAATGGTCGTACCTTGCATCATAGCTAGCTATTCTTATCTTCGCTCCAGGAACGAGATCCCCGTCGTTGAAATACCTGACCATGTCCTCCATGGCCCACGTCATAGGGATCAGTGCCGTTGACGCCGGACCCGTGAAGTCCGTGATGTTGCCAATGGTTATGACTACCTTCTCCTTAGTGCCCTTACCGCAACCTACGCCGACAGCGGCTATCAGAAAAATAACCAGGAAGCAAGCAACAGCGTTTCTTTTCCAACCGTTTTTCATGTCTCCCTCCTTCGAAGTGATTTTAGCGTGGAACCCCTTTCGCTATCGACTCGAGACTCATCTCCTCTCCTTTCGTGGTCTAAGATTCTTGATGTGGGTGCTTTCTTCCCCTCTAAACCCTGTAGTCCTCCGGTAACTGCCACATGCCCATGAATTGAGTGCGGAACTTGTCCCATTTCAAGGCATCGGAATACATGCTGCCCACCTCGTCAGTAAACTTCCTACTCAGGACTTTCTGCCTCTCTTGCTTCCACCAGTCTCTGAAATCCACTGACTTCTGCCTCCGTCCATTCCGCATCTGCCTGCGCAACTGGCTGCTCTCCTCCATCTTCACTTTCCCGTCTTCACCGATTACTACCCCATACACGGCAACAGCCACTTCAGGGGTAACCCAACCGTAGCGGACGTCAGTCTCCACCATGCTATATGGCCTCTCCAACGGATCACCCCAGCCAGACCTAGCGGCGGTCGCACTGCTAAACAGGTCGCCGTCCCTGCAGGGAGTATTGGGCGTCGCTCCCTGATAGACCTCCACATTGCCCGCCTTCAGCTTGCCTTCCTTAAGCCATCGCCTGATCTCCACGAAATCCCTCGGGTAGGGCTGGCCTCCCTTTATCCGCTCCCTCATGTTGCTGTCATGGACGAAGACCACGACATCATTCAAACCCGGGTAGCCACCACACATCCCCATCGCACTTCGTCCCATGCCGCGAGTGGTGCCAAAGACAGCTATAATCAAAGACTGCCCCGGATCGGCAATCATCTGGCACATGCCTATGCCCAAGCCGGATCTGAACTTCCCATGTCCGCAGTAGTTTGGCACCAGTTTCTTGCCTATGTTGAGGTTTGTGGGCTGCAGGAATTCACTCATCTCGGTCTCACCTTGATCCGCGGCAGGATTGGGAGAGCAGACTGCGGCAACATCGCCATCCCTAAAGGGAGTAGCGCTGGAGCTCCAACAAGTGATGAGCGTCATGTCGCCACCAGCCCACCGGAAGCCGTCCGCCAGAACGCCTGCGAGGCCGTAGCCAATGCCAGAGACATCCTGCGGAAAGCATTCCTCCAAATAGCCTCTGGCGAAGAATGCCATGCTCAAGCAGTTATGAAACATGAAAATGTACTTGCCAACCTCGCCCAGACCCATGACCGTTGCTGCAAAGGGATTCTGAGGGTTAAACATGCAGCCTGGAGGGAGGTTCCAACTGGTCATGTATTGGAGCGCCGTGTTGAGGGTCTGGGTATAGGCAAACATGGGCCAGCAGCCCAGCGAGGTCAGCATCCTGACCGCCGACTCGTACGCATTGCAGTGGAACTCGCTCTCGCTCGTTAACCCTTCCAGGTCCAAATGTATCTCTCCATTGGCGGCAATTTCAAGCTCTCCTGGCTCGTGAAGCAGCCAGTCCCTATTGGATGTGGCAAACAATCTACCTACTACATCTTTGTACTTGACCATGTTGAAGTGAAGGTAGCTATATATCCCTGGCACGGCAAGGGTCTTGATCCTGTCTACTAGCAGCCGTCGCTCCCGTTCGATGATCTCCCTCAGGCCCCTTCGGAAATAGTCAATCCCAAACTCCTCTACAATCTCCAAGATCCTGTTGTGCAGCATCATGCATCCAGCAATCCGCATCTTGTCATCAAGGATATTGAATGCTTCAGTGCGTGTTCGCCTCTTCCAGTGGAGATCCCACCACTTGTGCGCCTTGAAATTGGCCCCGATCTTGGTGGGCGGCACGGTAAACCCATCAGTGAAAACACTGGGCGAGATCACACCCAGGCCACCAGGCTGGAGTCCACCGACATCGGTAATGTGGTTCAGCCCCACTGTCCAGCCTATCAGTTCCCCCTTATAGAAGATGGGAACCCAAT
The DNA window shown above is from Chloroflexota bacterium and carries:
- a CDS encoding SDR family oxidoreductase encodes the protein MGKLETKVAIVTGAGQGIGRGIALALAKEGAMVAVVENNADTCLRTANEIKALGCVALPVICDVRRREKVEAAVSAVVKEFGTIDILVNNAQATRDQVLLEDTTDDDMALALESGLLATFYFMQACFPYLKAKGGKIINIGSAAGLDGYAGWAAYAAAKEGIRALTRVAAHEWGKYRINSNAICPMANSPKMQSWGAAFPDLLNAMLALVPLGRLGDCENDIGRAAVFLASSDSDYITGHTLMVDGGHTILR
- a CDS encoding ABC transporter substrate-binding protein, producing the protein MKNGWKRNAVACFLVIFLIAAVGVGCGKGTKEKVVITIGNITDFTGPASTALIPMTWAMEDMVRYFNDGDLVPGAKIRIASYDARYDHSRDIPGYEWVKARGARVISTPLPSTALTLRPFADRDKVPLFTWGSSAQLVEPPGWVFCYNATASRMTKTLLKWISEEHWDYDSGIPRVGMAGWSEAYQNDLKKGVEQYCQAHPDQFDYVGSYLAPMGATTWTSEIGKLKNCDYVITPSTGTGLATFIRDYRDKGYTGTFIGLDAVPAYTRLLVDMCGWNRLDGSLTIHGMGWSTDQGILTELAVDFANRYHAAEAQDLIANTGWISAVHGHYLVLDIVRRAVQEVGAEHFNGQAFYDAAVRFDVTYEGHPQWSYSNTDRTLTKFNRVYEWRAEASDLVSVSDWLPIVD